TTCGTGTTAATTCGGTTGCTGGACGTTTTGTACCCTTAAACTGCCGTTAAGGAGACGTATTTTGCAGTCACTGCTTTATATATATGTGCGATGGAGTGATATTGGTCTGTGTTGTGGTTGACTGTGCTTcgtgttcttgtgttcttgcccCAATCGAACTCGTGCTCTTGTGTTATTTTGTTGGTTCCGTGATTCTGTCTAATCCCCGTGCTCAACTCCGAATCTTCCCCCAATAGAGTGCCTCGACATGGAGGAGCAGAGCAGGTTCGGTTGTTTTTCCCCCATTGCAATTTCTCCCTTACAGATTTAGGGTTACAATGCTCGGATTTTGTGTCCGCAGGTGCAGGGTGAGCCTCGTCCCTGGGGAAACAGCAGATTCAGTTTTGCCTGCGCGGTGTGCCGCAGATTTCTCCACGGCGTCGTCACGGCGTGTTCTGGGGCTGACATTGCAGATGGTTCACAGATTTCTGAGCCTGCACTACTCAACCGACCCCAAGGGTCTTCGTCGGAAATTCAGCAGGCGGGGGCATGGGTGATCCCGTTTGTCTCTGCTGCTTGGACGAGCAGGTAAAGATTATTACTTCTCGCTAATCTGGCTTGTGGTCGTACAACTGTGATGTTAGTATCGGAGGCATTGCACAAGTTATTACTTCGAACAAATCTTTTGAATTCCCTGCTTTTGTCAATTTTATTCCCACCATGCCTTGGAAATTTAGGGCCTTTGTTAATTGCTGTGTGTGGGTACGCTTGATCCCAAGTTCCCAACAAAAACATCCAGGCGATTCCATAGGCTGTCACGCAGCCTCTGTAAATACTTTTGTGGTGTACATACTTTTCTGTTGTTATAGTCTCTTAATCCCCCCTGCGTTGCTTTGTGTCTTGCACCTTGGCTCTGAATAATGTTGATGTCTTCATATAGCCTGCTCACCTTATTTATCGTTCCTGTATAAGATTCTTGGTGTTTCAGATGGCCTACCATGCTCTGTCGGAACTGAAACCCGGAGTGAAGAACTGGAATGTCTGCGTTCATGTCTCCCACCTCTGGGAATACCGCGGTGGCACCGACACTGGTCCGGTGCAACATGTAGATATGGTTCTGGTCAATAACAAGGTAAACTTTCATGCACCCTCATGCAGCTGACCATGTCGTCTTGACCATGTTTTGTGCTTATGCAGGGAAATGCTATGTACGCTGAGATAGGAAAGGATGACTTGGAGCATAAAGCTCCGCTATTGGCTGACGGCAACACATACACTCTGACCAGATTCATGGTGTCGCTTGCCACACTATTGTGGAAGCAGTGGCTGACATCCAAGATGGCTTTCTGGAGTTCGTGTACGACCCTATTCCGTTTCTGGACCTCGCAGCCTATGTGGGAGAGAACAAGCGCTTTGTGGGTGATCATTTCTTCCAGTTTAGGCCATCCTTTGTCATCTAACTTTTAGTGTTTGGAACTCATTCACTTTTGTTTCTTTATGTAGATATTGTTGGGTCATAGTGAGTGTCTCTGCTGCTGCATTTCTCTGCATTGCGCGCCAGCCAACTCTGACCACCAAACGCACTATAGTCCTGGAAGACCACTTTTATTTCATTTTCTCTGTTCTTGAGGTTTATATATGGTTCAAACTTCAAACATATTAATTAATCAACTCCATTGAGGTGGCACTGAGAAAATGATTTAAATGCTGGCCNNNNNNNNNNAAGTTCATTGCAAAATTTTCAGAACATCCAAATGGCAAGGTGAGAGGTTCTTTATTATTCATGACCTGTGTATATTGTTTCTCTATTCCTCTCTCATTTTCTCTTTATTCAGGTATTGCTATGGAAAATGGGAATTGCACGGGTTCTTAATAAGTTGCTAAAGAACTGCAGCAACGCATCTTACTTGGAAGATAAAGCGATCTCTGAAAGAGGAGCCTACAGAAGTGACCAACTTATGCTCAAATGGAGGATTCCCTTATTCAGATGTCTCGCATCTATCTTCAGTGCCCAGCCATCTGGCAAAGAGCAGACTGCTATTGAAGAGTAAGCTCAACTATCTACTTCAGAACTACTTCATCATTTACATTTGAAAACTAATTATATTAACTCAAAGTAGGTCCTCAGATAATGCTAGCGTTGAGGAGTGCTCTTCTATCATGCATCACCTCTTGGTCTTATGCCAGG
The window above is part of the Triticum aestivum cultivar Chinese Spring unplaced genomic scaffold, IWGSC CS RefSeq v2.1 scaffold92288, whole genome shotgun sequence genome. Proteins encoded here:
- the LOC123176082 gene encoding putative DUF21 domain-containing protein At1g03270, which encodes MGIARVLNKLLKNCSNASYLEDKAISERGAYRSDQLMLKWRIPLFRCLASIFSAQPSGKEQTAIEESSDNASVEECSSIMHHLLVLCQALPIFLDRIFNPVLAIILSVTFVLAFGEVVPQAICTRYGLAVGASFVWLVRIVMFIAYPIAYPIGKVNQQSHITQ
- the LOC123176081 gene encoding uncharacterized protein; translated protein: MAYHALSELKPGVKNWNVCVHVSHLWEYRGGTDTGPVQHVDMVLVNNKGNAMYAEIGKDDLEHKAPLLADGNTYTLTRFMVSLATLLWKQWLTSKMAFWSSCTTLFRFWTSQPMWERTSALYCWVIVSVSAAAFLCIARQPTLTTKRTIVLEDHFYFIFSVLEVYIWFKLQTY